In one Barnesiella propionica genomic region, the following are encoded:
- a CDS encoding DUF6443 domain-containing protein produces the protein MKIRLILFTGLLITSHSHLSFPALGENIQLHSTGNSYFTSGLDKTRNYILKISPLQSYSDVFSSTTAGLTTISYYDGLGRCYQVIQKGFTPEGADLVTHTQYDKQSRPSKQWLPVPVGNNNGAEVSMESITALSLSAYRQDPYAYKELIYEASPLNRIEKEYGPGQEWRQNGEHCLRTAYKVNTSSGEHAVRYFYEENGNLKEDGHYRAGTLNITEQTDEDGKIVYTYTDKRGQAVLSRQMNGTLPHDTYFIYNDWGGKSIVLSPKAVDELGNAGIWTPDHSTIKKLAYLYRYDKRRRCIAKKYPGADWIYLVYDRADHLVFSQDGNQRTQNLWTFYIYDQQDRLVISGNCKNNTRPAVSQQLFTASWNGSVTGSFCKTGYTIPQDITLEDPHPEIVYYYDHYNFKKLSASLTSSLYNYGMPAGIPDNRYGTDNSTCEHKGLLTGKKVYNLGATSGYLEVYYYDDKGLLIQSISDNSLSGGIDKESIQYNFSGQPVKRIHEQLVSAGLPPTQINTKFKETYTYQYDHAGRNTQIKHQINDQEEQTICSLIYNELGQIWKKSQGNTTPTTFTYNIRGWISSIIVMNKFMENLYYTSNPYDRDIYYNGNIAASNLVGFGKKGNGQTFRSTKSMTYKYDGLNRLTNAEMRNYHDGFDLYFENFTYDKNGNILSLSRGWKDSMEDDLSFTYSGNQMTRVADAGNDMYLSSVPQIPCNIYDNAFSYDENGNQTKDIPRKIGSIAYNSLNLASQITKNNGDYMKIKYGADGKKHSSEIHWAVAENVQPGEGNTIISPISRKYTYYAANAVYEGEASSLTSLSKIYIDGGFLTYDTQTSRYKYYYYYNDHLGSNCMVVDESGKILQEADYLPSGLPTSEYGPLTTDNKLHLNMEFESLLGIHLYDNEARWRDPIYNRFISIDPLCEKYPRISSYAVCDNNPMNKIDLDGKREWPVNETYNSKSRSHLNNFNAPRYNGRRHGGLDINLGSRSDDLGAPVFATHEGIVTKSVTMENGDMDAGGNRVLITSVTGKVATFYMHLNEISESIKVGDFVPEGMQIGTIGGTGKGSYKQYVPHLHYEIIIDGEKINPVLSKNNLIDPQKEFIKPMLLPEVKVSAPTISLAIPQLPIPSITIPAVINN, from the coding sequence ATGAAAATACGTCTTATCCTCTTTACCGGTTTACTCATAACATCCCATTCGCATCTATCGTTCCCGGCTTTAGGAGAAAATATACAGCTTCATTCCACCGGAAATAGCTATTTTACCTCCGGACTGGACAAAACACGGAATTATATATTAAAAATCAGTCCGTTACAATCTTATAGCGATGTATTTAGCTCCACAACGGCAGGGCTGACAACAATCAGCTACTATGACGGATTAGGCCGTTGCTATCAGGTCATACAGAAAGGGTTTACTCCGGAAGGAGCCGATCTGGTTACTCATACCCAATATGACAAACAAAGCCGTCCGTCAAAGCAATGGCTGCCGGTTCCTGTCGGGAATAACAACGGAGCGGAAGTAAGTATGGAGAGCATCACCGCCTTATCCCTGTCGGCCTACCGCCAAGACCCTTATGCATACAAAGAGCTCATATATGAAGCATCCCCTCTGAACCGAATAGAAAAGGAATATGGTCCCGGGCAAGAATGGAGACAAAACGGGGAACATTGTTTAAGGACCGCCTATAAAGTAAATACATCTTCGGGAGAACATGCAGTAAGGTATTTCTATGAGGAAAACGGTAATTTGAAAGAGGACGGGCATTACCGGGCAGGAACTTTAAATATTACAGAACAGACTGATGAAGATGGGAAAATTGTATATACTTACACCGATAAGAGGGGGCAAGCCGTACTAAGCCGCCAGATGAACGGTACCTTACCTCATGATACTTACTTCATATATAACGACTGGGGGGGAAAGAGCATCGTTCTATCTCCAAAAGCGGTAGATGAACTGGGAAATGCCGGGATATGGACACCCGATCATTCTACAATAAAAAAACTGGCTTATTTATACCGATACGATAAACGAAGGCGTTGCATCGCAAAAAAATACCCGGGAGCCGACTGGATATATCTGGTATATGACCGGGCGGACCATCTCGTCTTTTCCCAGGACGGAAACCAACGGACACAGAATTTGTGGACATTTTATATTTACGATCAGCAGGACAGGCTGGTCATCAGCGGAAATTGCAAAAACAATACACGCCCGGCCGTTTCTCAACAACTTTTTACCGCTTCATGGAACGGCTCCGTAACCGGAAGTTTTTGCAAAACCGGTTATACTATACCGCAAGACATAACATTGGAAGATCCTCATCCGGAAATAGTTTACTATTACGACCATTACAATTTTAAAAAGTTATCCGCCTCCCTCACAAGCTCCCTTTATAACTACGGCATGCCTGCGGGAATTCCTGATAACCGTTATGGGACCGATAACAGCACATGCGAACACAAAGGTCTGCTCACCGGAAAAAAAGTTTATAATCTGGGGGCTACATCCGGTTATCTGGAGGTATACTATTATGACGACAAGGGACTGCTCATTCAAAGTATCAGCGATAACAGCCTAAGCGGAGGAATAGACAAGGAAAGCATTCAATATAATTTTTCAGGACAACCTGTAAAACGAATACACGAACAACTGGTATCGGCAGGATTACCTCCCACCCAAATCAATACAAAATTCAAAGAAACATATACTTATCAGTACGACCATGCCGGAAGAAACACTCAGATAAAACACCAGATTAACGATCAGGAAGAACAAACCATCTGTTCTCTCATCTATAACGAATTGGGTCAAATATGGAAGAAATCACAGGGAAATACGACTCCTACCACCTTCACATACAATATACGAGGATGGATTTCCAGCATCATCGTCATGAACAAGTTCATGGAAAACCTCTATTATACCTCCAATCCTTATGACCGGGACATCTATTATAACGGTAATATAGCAGCCAGTAATCTGGTAGGTTTCGGCAAAAAGGGAAACGGACAGACTTTTCGTTCCACCAAGAGCATGACATATAAATATGACGGACTCAATCGCCTGACAAATGCCGAAATGAGGAATTATCACGATGGATTCGACCTCTATTTTGAAAACTTCACTTACGATAAGAACGGTAATATCCTGTCTCTCTCCCGGGGATGGAAAGACTCAATGGAAGACGATCTGTCTTTCACTTACAGTGGTAACCAGATGACACGCGTAGCGGATGCCGGGAACGACATGTATCTCTCTTCCGTACCACAGATACCTTGTAATATTTACGACAACGCATTTTCCTATGATGAGAATGGCAACCAGACCAAGGATATTCCCCGAAAAATTGGCTCTATAGCATACAATTCCCTGAATCTGGCATCGCAAATAACGAAAAATAACGGAGACTATATGAAAATAAAATATGGCGCCGACGGAAAGAAACATTCCAGTGAAATCCACTGGGCTGTAGCGGAAAACGTCCAGCCGGGAGAGGGCAATACTATAATCTCACCGATAAGCCGAAAATACACCTATTATGCTGCCAATGCCGTATACGAAGGCGAAGCATCAAGCTTGACCTCTCTTTCGAAAATCTACATAGACGGAGGTTTTCTCACTTACGATACGCAAACTTCCCGATACAAATATTATTATTACTATAACGACCATTTGGGTAGTAACTGTATGGTCGTCGACGAAAGCGGAAAGATTCTGCAGGAAGCCGATTATCTACCATCGGGACTACCTACCAGCGAATACGGACCACTCACTACCGACAACAAATTACACCTCAATATGGAATTTGAGAGTCTATTAGGCATACATCTCTATGATAACGAAGCACGCTGGAGAGATCCTATCTACAACCGGTTTATCTCCATCGATCCGCTTTGTGAGAAATATCCACGGATTTCTTCCTATGCTGTCTGTGACAATAATCCGATGAATAAGATTGATTTGGATGGGAAAAGAGAATGGCCAGTAAATGAAACATATAATAGTAAGTCAAGAAGTCATTTAAATAATTTTAATGCTCCTCGATATAATGGGCGTAGACATGGAGGATTAGATATAAATCTTGGTTCTCGTTCAGATGATTTAGGCGCTCCTGTTTTTGCAACTCATGAAGGTATTGTTACAAAATCAGTAACAATGGAAAATGGTGATATGGATGCAGGAGGAAATCGTGTTCTAATAACTTCTGTAACCGGTAAAGTTGCAACTTTTTATATGCATCTTAATGAAATTTCTGAGAGTATTAAGGTCGGTGATTTTGTACCAGAAGGCATGCAGATAGGCACCATTGGAGGTACAGGAAAAGGTTCTTATAAACAATATGTTCCACACTTGCATTATGAAATAATAATAGATGGGGAGAAAATTAATCCTGTATTGTCAAAAAACAATTTAATTGATCCTCAAAAAGAATTTATAAAACCAATGCTTTTACCAGAAGTAAAAGTATCAGCTCCGACTATTTCATTAGCCATACCTCAACTACCAATTCCATCAATTACAATACCTGCCGTTATTAATAACTAA
- a CDS encoding lysophospholipid acyltransferase family protein: MKIILFIYQWFIAAPILLILTLLTAITTIIGCTLGKGDFWGYYPAQLWSRLFCILSFVRIEVRGRENINSKTSYVFVANHQGAYDIFLIYGYLNHNFKWMMKKSLRNIPFVGKACEAAGHIMVDNSSPHKLKETMEKAENTLKDGMSLVVFPEGARTLDGHIHRFKKGAYQLAVEFNLPVVPLTIDGAYYIMKRGTYTVKPGKIVLTIHKPIYPQEHEGHNLNELMETSYKAIVSALPEKNR; encoded by the coding sequence ATGAAAATTATCCTATTTATATATCAATGGTTTATAGCCGCTCCTATTTTACTTATACTTACCTTATTAACAGCTATTACTACAATTATAGGCTGCACACTGGGAAAAGGAGATTTCTGGGGATATTACCCGGCACAATTATGGTCACGACTCTTTTGCATCCTTTCATTCGTACGGATCGAAGTACGGGGACGGGAGAATATCAACTCTAAAACTTCATATGTATTTGTCGCCAATCATCAGGGTGCTTACGATATATTCCTCATTTATGGTTATCTCAACCATAATTTCAAATGGATGATGAAAAAAAGTCTCCGCAATATTCCCTTTGTAGGAAAGGCATGTGAAGCCGCAGGACATATCATGGTAGACAATTCTTCTCCTCATAAGCTAAAAGAAACCATGGAAAAGGCAGAAAACACTTTAAAAGATGGTATGTCTCTCGTGGTTTTTCCGGAAGGGGCACGCACGCTTGACGGCCATATACACCGGTTTAAAAAAGGAGCTTACCAGCTGGCCGTGGAATTCAATCTACCGGTAGTCCCGCTTACCATCGACGGAGCTTACTACATAATGAAACGCGGAACATATACTGTTAAACCAGGAAAAATAGTGCTGACGATACATAAGCCTATCTATCCTCAAGAACATGAAGGACATAACCTGAATGAACTTATGGAAACCTCTTACAAAGCCATCGTTTCGGCCTTACCTGAAAAAAACCGATAA